In Columba livia isolate bColLiv1 breed racing homer chromosome 25, bColLiv1.pat.W.v2, whole genome shotgun sequence, the following proteins share a genomic window:
- the PCYOX1 gene encoding prenylcysteine oxidase 1, whose protein sequence is MPALRRLLLLLAALCPPVPAREARRDAPGKIAVIGGGIGGAAAAYFLRQKFGRSVRLEVLEKAALGGRLATLQLEGAAYEAGGSVIHPLNLHMKHFVKELGLSAATLHDSLAGIYNGEEFVFEESGWYIVNLLKLLWHYGLNPLRLSMWVEDILDKFMRIYRYQTHDYAFSSNERLLHALGGNDFTRLLNQTIDEALQKAGFSHKFINEVVCPAMRVNYGQGVTVNAFVGAVSLAGVESGLWSVKGGNKLVCSGLIYASKAEVIPGTVLSIEPKVRPSRSGDPVKLYHVMYNTTSGLTGDTYDIVVIAAPLGRKSANITFKNFDPPVPDFLNPYHQTIATLVHGRLNASFFGYRDSSAFDFGAIFTTENPKLFFNSVGVVSPVGDVSGEGKAPLELAIWKVFSKEELTKAQLNLLFSSYDSVKVKKWLAYPEYVPPEKCPPIILHDAVYYLNGIERAASAMEMSAIAAKNAALLAFHRWYGNADHVDQEDLHEKLKTEL, encoded by the exons ATGCCGGCCCTCCGCcgcctcctgctgctgctcgcCGCGCTCTGCCCGCCCGTCCCGGCCCGCGAAGCGCGGCGCGATGCCCCCGGCAAGATCG CCGTGATCGGCGGCGGGATCGGCGGAGCGGCCGCCGCTTATTTCTTGCGGCAGAAGTTCGGGAGGAGCGTCcggctggaggtgctggagaaggCAGCGCTGGGGGGGCGGCTGGCGACGCTGCAGCTGGAGGGGGCCGCGTACGAGGCGGGGGGGTCCGTCATCCACCCCCTCAACCTGCACATGAAACACTTCGTCAAGGAGCTGG GTCTCTCGGCCGCCACGCTGCACGACAGCCTGGCGGGTATTTATAACGGGGAAGAGTTTGTGTTCGAGGAGAGCGGCTGGTACATCGTCAACCTTCTGAAGCTCCTCTGGCACTACGGGCTCAACCCCCTGCGCTTGTCCATGTGGGTGGAGGACATCCTGGACAAGTTCATGAG GATCTATCGCTACCAGACGCACGACTACGCCTTCAGCAGCAACGAGCGCCTGCTCCACGCCCTTGGAGGGAACGATTTCACCCGCCTGCTGAACCAAACCATTGATGAAGCCTTGCAGAAAGCCGGCTTCTCCCACAAATTCATCAACGAGGTGGTTTGTCCGGCCATGAGAGTCAATTACGGGCAAGGTGTCACCGTCAACGCTTTCGTAG GTGCTGTTTCTCTGGCCGGCGTCGAATCGGGCCTTTGGTCAGTCAAAGGGGGGAACAAACTTGTCTGCAGCGGCCTTATCTACGCGTCCAAAGCCGAAGTTATCCCTGGCACGGTTTTGTCCATAGAGCCCAAAGTCAGACCCAGTCGCAGCG ggGACCCGGTGAAGCTCTACCACGTGATGTACAACACCACGTCGGGGCTGACAGGGGACACGTACGACATCGTCGTCATCGCGGCTCCGCTGGGCCGCAAATCGGCCAACATCACCTTCAAAAACTTCGACCCTCCCGTCCCTGACTTCCTGAATCCTTACCACCAGACCATCGCCACCTTAGTGCATGGACGCTTAAACGCCTCTTTCTTTGGTTACCGTGACTCATCCGCCTTTGATTTTGGTGCCATTTTCACCACGGAAAACCCCAAATTGTTCTTTAACAGCGTCGGGGTGGTGTCGCCGGTGGGAGACGTAAGCGGCGAAGGAAAAGCGCCCTTGGAATTGGCCATTTGGAAGGTGTTTTCCAAAGAGGAGCTCACCAAAGCGCAGCTCAacttgcttttctcctcctaCGACTCCGTCAAAGTCAAGAAATGGTTGGCGTACCCCGAGTACGTTCCCCCGGAAAAGTGTCCCCCCATTATTCTTCACGATGCCGTCTACTATTTGAACGGCATCGAGCGGGCGGCCAGCGCCATGGAGATGAGCGCCATCGCCGCCAAAAACGCTGCCCTGCTCGCCTTCCACCGCTGGTACGGCAACGCCGACCACGTCGACCAGGAGGATCTGCATGAAAAGCTGAAAACGGAGCTTTGA
- the SNRPG gene encoding small nuclear ribonucleoprotein G isoform X2, producing MKLNGGRHVQGILRGFDPFMNLVIDECVEMAPGGQQNNIGMVVIRGNSIIMLEALERV from the exons A TGAAACTAAATGGCGGCCGACACGTCCAGGGGATCTTGCGGGGCTTCGATCCCTTCATGAACCTCGTCATCGATGAGTGTGTGGAGATGGCACCGGGGGGACAGCAGAACAACATCGGCATGGTG GTAATACGGGGAAACAGCATCATTATGTTGGAAGCTTTGGAACGAGTATAA
- the SNRPG gene encoding small nuclear ribonucleoprotein G isoform X1, producing the protein MSKAHPPELKKFMDKKLSLKLNGGRHVQGILRGFDPFMNLVIDECVEMAPGGQQNNIGMVVIRGNSIIMLEALERV; encoded by the exons ATGAGCAAAGCGCACCCGCCCGAGCTGAAAAA GTTCATGGACAAGAAGCTGTCAT TGAAACTAAATGGCGGCCGACACGTCCAGGGGATCTTGCGGGGCTTCGATCCCTTCATGAACCTCGTCATCGATGAGTGTGTGGAGATGGCACCGGGGGGACAGCAGAACAACATCGGCATGGTG GTAATACGGGGAAACAGCATCATTATGTTGGAAGCTTTGGAACGAGTATAA
- the FAM136A gene encoding protein FAM136A produces MAEAAQGRVQAAVESAVQGLERERIRAMQGAMFRCSARCCEDDTATMQQVQRCIERCHAPLAQAQAIVTAELEHFQDRLSRCTLHCNDKARDALEAGGSETRVRGQLDACLAACGDDHLRLVPAMAKKMKDSLAAIPQ; encoded by the exons ATGGCGGAGGCGGCGCAGGGCCGGGTGCAGGCGGCGGTGGAGAGCGCGGTGCAGGGGCTGGAGCGGGAGCGCATCCGCGCCATGCAG GGCGCCATGTTCCGCTGCAGCGCGCGGTGCTGCGAGGACGACACGGCCACCATGCAGCAGGTGCAGCGCTGCATCGAGCGCTGCCACGCGCCCCTGGCGCAAGCACAGGCCATCGTCACCGCCGAGCTGGAGCACTTCCAG GACCGGCTGAGCCGCTGCACGCTGCACTGCAACGACAAGGCGCGGGACGCGCTGGAGGCCGGGGGCAGCGAAACGCGGGTGCGGGGGCAGCTGGACGCCTGCCTGGCCGCCTGCGGGGACGATCACCTGCGCCTGGTCCCCGCCATGGCCAAGAAGATGAAGGACAGCCTGGCCGCCATCCCGCAGTAG